GCCAGGTCGGTTTGCGCCGTTGATTCACCGCAATACCACGATTCCCACCACCAAATCCGAGCGGTTTTTTACCATTACTCCCACCCAGGACACGGTTGAAGTCAAAGTTTTTCAAGGCGAAAAAATGATTTGCGCGGAAAATACTTCGCTTGGAAGCTTTCAATTTACCGATATTCCACCGTCGGAAGACCCCGAACGTCCCCGCGAAATCATCGTCCAGTTTAGTTATAACCTGGACGGCATCCTCGAAGTCTCAGCCTTTGATCGGCATGGGAAACGCAAGGAATCGCTGGTCCTCAACACGCTTGCCACCCAACGGGCAGCATCCGAGCCTGAACAAACCGCGCACTTTGAACCTGAGCTTGAACGCACCATCAAGGATGCCATTGGGGATGCCACCCGGATGGAAACCCAGCTTGAGGCTGACGGGAAAAAGAAAGCGGCTGAAAAAATCCGCACTGTCCGCCACAGATTGGAAAAAGCCCACGCTGAAGGCAAAGAACCACAAGCTCGCAAAGCACTCGAAAAGCTTGAAGATATGCTGTACGAGTATGAATAGGGCTGAGGGCTGAGGACTGAGGGCTGAAGAATTGGTTTTATTTCATCCCCCATCCTTCATCCCCCATCCCTTCGATTGCCCCAAGCCCTCAGCCCCAGTTCTTCATTCTTCAATTTGTGATTTATGGGAAAGAAACACCACCAGAAAAATAAACCAGCGCCAAAAATTGATCTTTCGGAAGTGTTGAATCGGATACAGGTCAATCTGGTCGACAAGCAACCCGAAGAAGCACTCAAAGGGTTGCGGCGGTTGGAAACTCATCTTCGACAGGCTGAAGCCAAACCAGGCAGTGCCGATCCGGCGTTGATTGCCGCCAAACCACAGATTCACTCGCTGCTGGCCAAAGCCAATTTTGCCAGTGCATTACAGGCAACGGATCCGGTGCAAAAAAATGCCTTTCTGGAAGAGGCCATTAAACGGTCGCCGGCTGATGCAGGATATCTCTTCACGGCTGGGGCCACGGCACTTGTCCAGGGAAATCCCAAACTGGCCCTCGACCGCTTTCAGAGAGTACACCAGCTTGCGCCAGGAAATCGGTTGATGGAGCGAGCCCAACTGACCGCGTGGCTGGTGGCTGGTCAAACCCGTGAAGTTCGTGATTTCCTTAGACGCCTGACACCAGAACAAACCACACCCACCCACCAGCGGATTGAATTTTTGCGGAGTGCCCTGACTGGCGGTCTCGAACCCACAACAACCCAGCCAGTCAAACCAGTCCAGACCAAAAAATCGAAACCCACCACTGACACAGCGTTTTCAACCCTTGAAACACCCGTGTTTTCTGGGTGGACAGCTCTACTGCAAGGGAATGAACCTGAGGCGTTGACTCAATTTGCAAACCTTCCAGTTATCACCCATCACCTGAGCAAAACTGAAGCTGCCGTACTGGGGAGCCAGTCATTTTATGCCGGTTGGATGCAGATTCGCGCCGGAGAACTCAAATCGGCATTGATGAATTTGAGCGAAGCCCACCGCATTGCGTCCGCCTCTGGGCTGACGTTACCCTGGGTCACTCGCCTCAAACCCTGCTTTTTTGCGCTGGCAGATCAGGCACTCCAGACCGATCAGCTTGATATTGCAATGGCAGTTTGGGAATTGCTCCACCAATTGGAGCCCACCAACGAAGCCATCAAAAAGAATCTGGCGTTTGCCTTTCAAATCAAAGCCGGCGAAGCCTGGAAGCAACAAAACCTGCCGGAAGCAATTGAATTCTGGAAAAGATCCTATGGAGGCTCTAAAGACGAACAAACCCTTAAACATCTGGCCATTGCGCTGGAACAATCAGAAAAGATTGACGAATCAATTTCATACTGGAAGCAATACCTTCAGCGACAACGCCAGCAACTCAAATCAAGGGGAACTGATACCGCGTTTAAACAATCGCTGGTCCAACTGACGGAACATGTCTTGGATTTGATGTTGTCCACAGATCGTCCCAATCACGAAGTATTTCAGGAGCTCGATAACGGTCTCAAACTCGACCCGACCAACCTTGAATTGCGCAAAATCGGGGCCGAAATCTATATGGGGCTTGGCAAGACCCAGCAGGCGCTCAAACATATCGAGGTCATTGAACGCGCTCACGGGGCCTCGGTGGATATCCTGATATTGAAAGGCTTTATTTTGGGCCCTGAGAAAAAGAATTTCGACAAAGCATTTGCCTGCTTTGAGCAAGCCTATCAACTGGACCCAGACAATCCACGCGCCCAGGCAGTCTATGGGCTTGGCCTCAATCGAGCTGGAATCAATGCTGAAGAGCGTGGCGATACGAAATCAGCCATTGAGTTTTATGAAAAAGCACTCACCATCAATCCCAGCTTTACTCCTTCGTTACTATCGTTGCTGTTGCTCTACCTGACTCAGAAGGATCAGGTAAAGGCTGATGAAACCATCGCCCGACTTCTGGCGACGGAGCACAATAAAGCCGGCATCCACCTTTCTATTGCAAGCGCCTTGATGAAATATGGCGATCCAAAACAGGGCGAGAACCA
The sequence above is a segment of the Acidobacteriota bacterium genome. Coding sequences within it:
- a CDS encoding tetratricopeptide repeat protein; amino-acid sequence: MGKKHHQKNKPAPKIDLSEVLNRIQVNLVDKQPEEALKGLRRLETHLRQAEAKPGSADPALIAAKPQIHSLLAKANFASALQATDPVQKNAFLEEAIKRSPADAGYLFTAGATALVQGNPKLALDRFQRVHQLAPGNRLMERAQLTAWLVAGQTREVRDFLRRLTPEQTTPTHQRIEFLRSALTGGLEPTTTQPVKPVQTKKSKPTTDTAFSTLETPVFSGWTALLQGNEPEALTQFANLPVITHHLSKTEAAVLGSQSFYAGWMQIRAGELKSALMNLSEAHRIASASGLTLPWVTRLKPCFFALADQALQTDQLDIAMAVWELLHQLEPTNEAIKKNLAFAFQIKAGEAWKQQNLPEAIEFWKRSYGGSKDEQTLKHLAIALEQSEKIDESISYWKQYLQRQRQQLKSRGTDTAFKQSLVQLTEHVLDLMLSTDRPNHEVFQELDNGLKLDPTNLELRKIGAEIYMGLGKTQQALKHIEVIERAHGASVDILILKGFILGPEKKNFDKAFACFEQAYQLDPDNPRAQAVYGLGLNRAGINAEERGDTKSAIEFYEKALTINPSFTPSLLSLLLLYLTQKDQVKADETIARLLATEHNKAGIHLSIASALMKYGDPKQGENHIKQALKLDSSAETIYDIGEIYLNANRMKEAHKYFDRLLKQEDIEPALDVVSLFGKEGMYQEALGYCDKIAKAFPIDPEPHFAKAFFLTEQLELTKAYAELEAAERKALKYDPLDRLPEIRMQKNGIQKVLDLMKSLPPGGPKFPFSF